Part of the Peptococcaceae bacterium genome, GATGAGTCCCAAAATACGGGAAAAGCTTGAAAAATCATGGGCGCCAATCTTTTACGAACACGTATTTTGCAAAATAGACGACCTGCTATTTGGACAGTTTATTAAGCTGCTTCACGATTTTTCCAACAAGGCCGGGATATCGCTGGAAGAACAATGGCTAGACACCACTCTGTTTATGAGCAATATCAAAAAGGCAGGGCGGATGTCGTTGGCTTATGACGTACTGGTTAAGGCCGTCAAAGCGATTCCTGAAGAAAAACTGACCGACTCACTTTCCAGGGTACTTGAACCGGAGTTCAAAACCGAGGTGCTTTACCGTACCAAAGCGCAGGAGGGGGATAGTAAACTCAGTTTGCTGTTAAAGCTATGCCAGGAAGCGCTGATGATACTGGAAGCACAGGCCAAAGATGCGGAAGAAGTAAGGATACTCAAGCGGTTTCTGACAGAACAAACAACGACTGAAGCCGGGAGCGACAAAATGATTCCCAAACCCAACAAAGAAATTTCCTCTGGTTCTCTGCAGTCGGCGTATGATGAAGACGCCACCTATCGACGCAAAGGGAAAATGGGCCACAGCGGTTATGTGCTGGAAATATCCGAAACCTGCAACGAAAAGAACCTCTTTCAACTCATCACAGATTATGCCGTAGCCCCCAACAATACCAGCGATGTGGAAATCCTGCAGGACTGTCTGGAGAAAATCCGAGAAAACACTGGCTGTACAGACATCTATGCGGATGGTGGTTTTCACTCTGAAGATATTCATCAAACCGCACAAAAGAATGGGATTAAGATCCACCTGACCAACATGAGCGGAACGGAACCCACCAAAAAAATTCCCGTAACCGAATTTGACATCGACGAAACCACCAATTTGATTAACAAATGTCCGGCAGGATACATTCCCACTCGTACCGGAATAAGCGGCGGACAGAGATCGGCGCATTTCCCCCTGGAAGCCTGTGCCAATTGTGAGTTAATTGGGCTATGTTACAGTAAAAAACAAAGCAAGGATTACGTTGTGCGCATCAGCCTTAAGGCCGTGAATACCGGCCGGGAACGGGCAAAAATGAAAGCGGACCAAAAAGAGAACATCAG contains:
- a CDS encoding transposase, which translates into the protein MFRLNNNHNQQTLGDSTLWMSPKIREKLEKSWAPIFYEHVFCKIDDLLFGQFIKLLHDFSNKAGISLEEQWLDTTLFMSNIKKAGRMSLAYDVLVKAVKAIPEEKLTDSLSRVLEPEFKTEVLYRTKAQEGDSKLSLLLKLCQEALMILEAQAKDAEEVRILKRFLTEQTTTEAGSDKMIPKPNKEISSGSLQSAYDEDATYRRKGKMGHSGYVLEISETCNEKNLFQLITDYAVAPNNTSDVEILQDCLEKIRENTGCTDIYADGGFHSEDIHQTAQKNGIKIHLTNMSGTEPTKKIPVTEFDIDETTNLINKCPAGYIPTRTGISGGQRSAHFPLEACANCELIGLCYSKKQSKDYVVRISLKAVNTGRERAKMKADQKENISKRAGIEGSNSALKRTGLYKLNVRGRAKSTVVCGLKITAQNIKRFIKFLQGGYKPKESRIPPYRIPVPIFS